Proteins found in one Microtus pennsylvanicus isolate mMicPen1 chromosome 14, mMicPen1.hap1, whole genome shotgun sequence genomic segment:
- the Gphb5 gene encoding glycoprotein hormone beta-5: protein MKLAYLVLGATVLLLLGGCNSVLSTSNGNLHTFVGCAVREFTFLAKKPGCRGLRITTDACWGRCETWEKPILEPPYIEAHHRVCTYNETKQVIVKLPNCAPGVDPFYTYPMAVRCDCGACSTATTECETI, encoded by the exons ATGAAGCTGGCATACCTTGTCCTTGGTGCCACGGTCCTCCTCCTTCTGGGTGGCTGTAACTCTGTCCTCAGCACCTCCAATGGGAACCTGCATACCTTTGTGGGCTGTGCTGTGAGGGAGTTCACATTCCTAGCCAAGAAGCCGGGCTGCAGAGGGCTTCGGATCACCACTGATGCCTGCTGGGGCCGCTGTGAGACCTGGGAG AAACCCATCCTGGAACCGCCCTACATTGAAGCCCATCACCGAGTCTGTACCTACAACGAGACGAAGCAGGTGATTGTCAAGCTGCCTAACTGTGCTCCTGGCGTCGACCCTTTCTACACCTACCCGATGGCTGTCCGCTGTGACTGTGGGGCGTGTTCGACGGCCACCACTGAGTGTGAGACCATCTGA